Proteins found in one Acidimicrobiales bacterium genomic segment:
- a CDS encoding class I SAM-dependent methyltransferase, protein MNEGHLHYLASPEWAQMLETDLLPWALGVADLGDDVLEVGPGPGLTTDLLRQRTSRLTAVEVDADLATALAARLKGTNVEVVHADASRSGLPSSRFSAATCFTMLHHVPSVEIQDQLFVEVHRVLREAGSFIGSDSIDSEWLREFHADDVFVPVDPDTLGARLEAVGFTGVDIAVLDYKVRFSARKS, encoded by the coding sequence ATGAACGAAGGGCATCTTCACTACCTCGCCAGTCCCGAGTGGGCGCAGATGCTGGAGACCGACCTCCTGCCGTGGGCGCTCGGGGTGGCGGACCTCGGTGACGACGTCCTGGAGGTCGGGCCGGGACCAGGCCTGACCACGGATCTGCTGCGACAGCGCACCTCGAGGCTCACCGCCGTCGAGGTGGATGCCGACCTGGCGACGGCTCTCGCAGCGAGACTGAAGGGCACCAACGTGGAGGTGGTTCACGCCGACGCCAGTCGCTCCGGTCTCCCCTCGAGCCGGTTCTCGGCGGCGACCTGCTTCACGATGCTCCATCACGTCCCGTCCGTCGAGATCCAGGACCAGCTGTTCGTCGAGGTCCACCGCGTCCTTCGTGAGGCGGGATCCTTCATTGGCAGCGACTCGATCGACTCCGAGTGGCTTCGCGAGTTCCACGCCGACGACGTGTTCGTCCCCGTCGACCCCGACACTCTGGGCGCTCGGCTCGAAGCCGTCGGCTTCACCGGCGTCGACATCGCCGTCCTGGACTACAAGGTTCGCTTCAGCGCCAGGAAGTCGTGA